TGCGGGCGTGTACTAACGTGGTCCGAAGCTAAGCTGCGCTAAGAACAACAACAGTTGCCATATCCTCTCGCGAATGGAAGCGAAGCACTGCCCTCCGACGGCTTCGTCCCTTCCAACAAAGCCCACTTGATCAACTTCGTTGAACGGCGGCTGCCGCCTTGCGGATGACTTCGATCACGAGGTCTGGCTGGGAAAGCATTGGCACGTGGCTACTTGCCACCTCTGTGACCGTCGCGCCCATGCGCTTCGAGACCCAGCGCTGCAAGTCGGGGTGCACGGTATGGTCTCCAGTCGCCAGAATGTACCAGCTTGGCTTCGATCTCCATGCGACCTTATCAGCGCTAAGATTCTGCTGCAGGAACAGATCGGCGACGGGCGCATAATGGGTGGCCCATACGAGTTTCTGATCAGCGTCCGAAAGGTCGCCAGCAAAGAACTCGGTGCCGTTCGGCAGCATCCAGGCACGTCCGTCTGCGACTTCGACGCGCGAGAAGATGTCAGAAGGAAATTTGTTGAGCTGGTCTTGCACGGTTTCGCCTGCATCGGGGGCCACCGCTGCGATATAGACGAGGCCAAC
This genomic stretch from Bradyrhizobium sp. CCGB12 harbors:
- a CDS encoding alpha/beta fold hydrolase; translation: MSTASKLTIVFCHGIWADGSCFSKVIPALQADGHEVIAVQYGLDSYEEDLATVKRTLNRVGSPVLLVGHSYGGATITGAGTDERVVGLVYIAAVAPDAGETVQDQLNKFPSDIFSRVEVADGRAWMLPNGTEFFAGDLSDADQKLVWATHYAPVADLFLQQNLSADKVAWRSKPSWYILATGDHTVHPDLQRWVSKRMGATVTEVASSHVPMLSQPDLVIEVIRKAAAAVQRS